A single genomic interval of Coccidioides posadasii str. Silveira chromosome 1, complete sequence harbors:
- a CDS encoding uncharacterized protein (EggNog:ENOG410PKP1~COG:O), whose protein sequence is MAVTLGPSSPDADIHPIATGPAKEIVEKHSIQKTWIVLEEKQIPYQYIEVNAPLDPSSLLSPNPRGAIPTLYCPQPDGSKPLYESNIINEYLEDVFSSHQPHLFPLDPYKKARAKIWVDFVTSRIIPSFNRFLQAQGEGEIAKAHNEFLGHLKEFIDAMDSSGPYFFGEDFTMPDVALAPWAMRLWLLDHLKGGLRIPEPGEGGEDEQIWERWREWVDAVGSRNSVANTLSEKEYYLPIYKKVCR, encoded by the exons ATGGCCGTCACCCTGGGGCCTTCCAGCCCGGACGCAGACATCCATCCCATCGCAACGGGTCCTGCAAAGGAGATTGTAGAAAAGCACTCCA TCCAGAAAACCTGGATCGTTCTCGAGGAGAAACAGATTCCTTACCAATACATCGAAGTCAATGCGCCCCTCGATCCGAGTTCTCTCCTGTCACCAAATCCGCGTGGGGCGATCCCCACGCTTTACTGTCCCCAGCCAGACGGCTCCAAACCGCTCTATGAATCGAACATCATCAACGAATACCTCGAAGATGTCTTCTCGTCTCATCAGCCACACCTCTTCCCGCTTGATCCGTACAAGAAGGCCAGGGCCAAGATCTGGGTGGACTTTGTGACGTCGCGGATCATACCCTCTTTCAATCGCTTCTTGCAGGCCCAGGGCGAAGGAGAGATCGCCAAGGCCCACAACGAGTTTCTAGGCCACCTGAAAGAGTTCATAGACGCGATGGACAGTAGCGGGCCGTACTTCTTCGGTGAAGATTTCACCATGCCCGATGTTGCACTTGCTCCGTGGGCGATGAGACTCTGGCTACTCGACCATCTCAAGGGTGGCCTGAGGATTCCAGAACCAGGTGAAGGCGGCGAAGACGAGCAGATTTGGGAGAGGTGGAGGGAGTGGGTGGATGCAGTTGGCAGCAGAAACTCTGTAGCCAATACACTCAGCGAGAAAGAGTATTATTTGCCGATATACAAAAAGGTATGCCGATAA
- a CDS encoding uncharacterized protein (EggNog:ENOG410Q562~COG:S) — protein MHHSENMQEAALMRQCLKCETVVENSQVYMCHIRPGVLRQCHVCALIFEIECEFERHKLVAHPRVLSANNTAMAKPQPAPVAPEGREQGFRYLPMDDYTEVRPRENRTVDAPGPLPSELRSDPETSTDILEDPFDDRCALAQGSESGKLVEIAFLEPLQGDLLLDLSPPDEKAGSLSKAISQFQSVVRSRPTREEPEAEHQQSPTQDVELKKRVPISTTTTPTASPPSARVTPQASGPIKASPPSSAQAPPQPPKVKSPEQNTQMSGIMCYECGTNFSNVIALHQHQMMDKHNYCEWCYAFFADRTLLHKHKQHVHSFKCAVCGLSHFTLEDLIAHQQLKAHCYCKPCNSYFKDQKSHRQHMATMHDNSRHTPSPPKPTATVAASGGRHKCTVPSCAFTSATAEQLRSHQQKENHNFCRPCNKAFCDAMALKNHKNGGGRHDENVKKHESG, from the exons ATGCATCACTCAGAGAACATGCAAGAAGCTGCACTCATGCGCCAATGCTTGAAATGCGAGACAGTCGTCGAAAACAGCCAGGTCTATATGTGCCATATCAGGCCTGGAGTTTTGCGCCAATGCCATGTGTGTGCTTTGATTTTTGAAATCGAGTGCGAATTTGAACGCCACAAATTGGTCGCCCATCCTCG AGTCCTGAGCGCGAATAATACTGCAATGGCCAAACCGCAGCCAGCGCCAGTTGCGCCTGAGGGTCGGGAACAGGGCTTCAGATACCTTCCGATGGACGATTACACCGAAGTGCGCCCTCGGGAGAATCGCACTGTAGATGCGCCGGGACCGCTTCCAAGTGAACTCCGCTCAGATCCAGAAACCTCCACGGACATACTCGAGGACCCGTTCGATGATAGATGCGCCCTGGCCCAAGGTAGTGAAAGCGGCAAGTTAGTCGAAATAGCGTTCTTAGAGCCACTCCAGGGAGACCTGTTGCTAGACCTCAGCCCACCAGACGAGAAAGCAGGCAGCCTTAGTAAAGCCATCAGCCAGTTCCAAAGCGTGGTGAGAAGCCGACCGACACGCGAAGAGCCTGAAGCCGAGCACCAGCAAAGCCCGACTCAAGACGTCGAGCTGAAGAAGAGAGTTCCGATCTCCACCACCACGACGCCAACCGCATCTCCCCCTTCGGCGAGAGTCACGCCGCAGGCCTCTGGACCGATCAAGGCATCTCCTCCTTCAAGTGCCCAAGCACCGCCTCAGCCACCCAAAGTCAAATCGCCGGAGCAAAACACGCAAATGAGCGGTATAATGTGCTATGAATGCGGAACAAACTTCAGCAATGTTATCGCACTGCACCAGCACCAGATGATGGACAAGCACAACTACTGCGAGTGGTGTTATGCCTTCTTCGCTGATCGAACTCTGCTTCACAagcacaagcagcatgtGCACAGCTTCAAGTGCGCAGTGTGCGGACTGTCCCATTTCACCCTGGAGGACCTCATCGCGCACCAGCAGCTCAAGGCACACTGCTACTGTAAACCCTGCAACAGTTACTTCAAGGACCAGAAGAGTCACAGACAGCACATGGCCACGATGCACGACAACTCTCGCCATACCCCCAGCCCTCCCAAACCCACGGCCACCGTGGCGGCGTCTGGAGGAAGGCACAAATGCACTGTCCCGTCGTGTGCTTTTACATCAGCCACAGCAGAGCAGCTCCGGAGCCATCAGCAGAAGGAAAACCACAACTTCTGCCGACCCTGCAACAAAGCATTTTGTGATGCTATGGCGCTGAAAAACCACAAGAACGGTGGTGGACGCCATGACGAGAATGTCAAGAAGCACGAGAGCGGCTAA
- the CTK2 gene encoding RNA polymerase II C-terminal domain kinase beta subunit (EggNog:ENOG410PJ8K~COG:D~BUSCO:9412at33183) — protein sequence MSPARNENARSANQNHAPPPPLPPPAGPHPSFIQVANPYVFERTVQECFTATGVNPQREDSIRLQGITWIDNVRKALHLPVRTFNTAAIYYHKFRLVHSDNEYNHVDAAAAALFTACKIEDTLKKSRDILCTAYNLKLSPAEKLSADDPIFESHSRSIIGLERLMLESSGFDFRNRHPQKVLLKFIRQRCLRKDSKVAKLAYMISLDLYRTFAPLKQTSTTMAFACLELAGRLLDDPLEDIDLDSEYERWQTSRAEVMETILDLLELYTHHRNSTSIGPDFSLDTLLNIRIPLNQEADFKKLPRYAYFNRRKPEPNGVRAPNGSKRDRDNKNNKNAASPATKDAPRVNPLAPTAAHDPARRSTERGRDATIRFMLNPEQARAERATVEQYFKVEMEQYEVEEE from the exons ATGTCTCCAGCGAGGAATGAAAATGCCCGCTCTGCAAATCAGAACCATGCACCTCCGCCTCCCCTTCCTCCGCCGGCTGGCCCTCATCCGTCTTTCATCCAGGTAGCAAATCCATATGTTTTTGAGAGGACGGTGCAGGAATGCTTTACGGCTACGGGGGTGAATCCGCAGCGGGAAGACAGCATCCGGCTCCAGGGTATAACCTGGATTGACAATGTGCGAAAAGCACTCCATTT GCCCGTGCGGACATTTAATACGGCGGCCATTTACTATCATAAGTTCCGCCTGGTACATTCTGACAATGAGTATAATCATGTC GATGCGGCTGCAGCGGCGCTTTTCACCGCTTGCAAGATCGAGGATACTCTCAAGAAATCGCGGGACATTCTTTGTACCGCATATAACCTAAAGCTATCGCCTGCAGAGAAGCTCTCTGCAGATGATCCT ATCTTCGAATCGCACTCTCGCAGCATCATCGGTCTGGAAAGACTTATGCTTGAGTCCTCTGGCTTCGACTTCCGGAACCGTCATCCCCAGAAGGTTCTCTTGAAATTCATCAGGCAGCGCTGCCTAAGGAAGGATTCTAAAGTCGCCAAACTCGCGTATATGATCAGTCTCGATTTATATCGCACGTTTGCTCCGTTAAAGCAAACATCCACAACTATGGCCTTTGCTTGTTTAGAGCTGGCAGGCAGGTTATTGGACGATCCGTTAGAGGATATCGACCTGGACTCGGAGTATGAACGCTGGCAAACGTCCCGGGCGGAAGTAATGG AAACAATCCTTGACCTCCTCGAACTCTACACTCACCACCGCAACTCAACCTCTATAGGCCCTGATTTCTCCCTCGACACGCTCCTCAACATCCGCATTCCACTCAACCAAGAGGCCGATTTTAAAAAGCTACCTCGCTACGCCTACTTCAACAGACGCAAGCCCGAACCAAACGGTGTTCGAGCACCTAATGGATCGAAAAGGGACAGGGATAATAAGAACAATAAGAACGCTGCCAGCCCGGCGACAAAGGACGCCCCGCGCGTCAACCCGCTCGCACCAACTGCTGCGCACGACCCTGCTCGCCGATCGACGGAGAGGGGTAGAGATGCTACGATACGGTTTATGTTGAACCCGGAGCAGGCGAGGGCCGAGCGCGCGACTGTGGAGCAGTATTTTAAGGTGGAGATGGAGCAGTACGAAGTGGAGGAAGaatga
- a CDS encoding uncharacterized protein (BUSCO:252469at4751~EggNog:ENOG410PHHQ~COG:I~TransMembrane:8 (i68-85o91-114i126-147o167-184i196-214o220-246i258-276o333-353i)~BUSCO:6101at33183), with protein sequence MGRPRRNVRFQHRSANEASRTHSDTTDASEPPSPRKDGNGEKGEMASHIKQEPAEGQLSEYEKKKQTFITRTIWTFVMIAGFFIAMFSGHIYVIAIVTAIQIVSFKEVIAIANVPSKAKNLRFTKALNWYFLATTMYFLYGESVIYYFKHILLVDRVLLPLATHHRFLSFMLYLMGFVFFVGSLQKGHYRFQFTQFAWTHMALFLIVVQAHFIMNNIFEGMIWFFLPVSLVITNDIFAYVCGITFGRTQLIKLSPKKTVEGFVGAWICTIIFGYAMTNILMKYKYFTCPVNDLGSNVLTGLECNINPVFKPQPYQLPGWSHVGRTFYIAPMQFHILMFATFASLIAPFGGFFASGLKRTFKIKDFGESIPGHGGITDRMDCQFIMGFFSYMYYHSFIAVHKASVGGVIEAAITGLTVDEQIDVMKGLAKYLYNQGAVSETLLECFNGDFKLRR encoded by the exons ATGGGCAGACCGAGAAGGAATGTCCGATTTCAACATCGGTCCGCCAATGAAGCCTCCAGGACTCATTCCGACACCACCGACGCATCCGAACCCCCCAGTCCCCGCAAGGATGGGAATGGTGAAAAGGGGGAGATGGCTTCACACATA AAACAGGAACCCGCCGAGGGCCAGCTTTCGGAAtacgagaagaagaagcagacgTTTATAACTCGAACGATATGGACGTTCGTGATGATCGCTGGGTTCTTCATTGCCATGTTCTCGGGCCACATCTACGTGATCGCAATCGTTACGGCTATCCAGATCGTATCCTTCAAGGAGGTTATCGCTATCGCCAACGTGCCCAGCAAAGCGAAGAATCTGCGCTTCACGAAAGCGCTCAATTGGTACTTTCTTGCGACAACTATGTATTTCCTGTACGGAGAGAGCGTGATCTACTACTTTAAACACATTCTACTCGTTGACCGAGTGCTTTTACCCCTTGCGACCCATCATCGATTCCTCAGCTTTATGCTCTATCTAATGG GtttcgtcttcttcgtcggTTCTCTTCAGAAGGGCCACTACAGGTTCCAGTTTACCCAGTTCGCGTGGACTCACATGGCGCTCTTCCTGATTGTTGTTCAAGCGCATTTTATCATGAACAATATCTTCGAGGGCATGATCTGGTTTTTCCTTCCCGTCTCACTCGTGATTACAAACGACATCTTCGCCTACGTCTGTGGCATCACATTTGGTCGCACGCAGCTGATCAAATTATCTCCAAAGAAGACCGTCGAGGGGTTTGTTGGTGCCTGGATCTGTACCATCATCTTTGGCTATGCCATGACAAACATCCTCATGAAGTACAAATACTTCACTTGCCCCGTGAACGATCTGGGATCGAATGTCCTGACAGGCCTGGAATGCAACATCAACCCGGTATTCAAACCGCAGCCATATCAATTACCGGGCTGGTCGCATGTCGGCCGAACCTTCTACATCGCTCCCATGCAGTTCCACATTCTCATGTTCGCGACGTTTGCGTCTCTCATCGCTCCGTTTGGCGGCTTCTTCGCATCCGGCCTGAAGCGCACGTTTAAGATCAAGGATTTTGGCGAATCGATCCCCGGACATGGCGGAATCACCGATCGCATGGACTGTCAGTTCATCATGGGCTTCTTCTCGTATATGTACTATCACAGTTTTATCGCGGTCCACAAGGCGAGCGTTGGCGGTGTCATTGAGGCTGCCATTACCGGTTTGACGGTCGACGAGCAGATTGACGTTATGAAAGGATTGGCCAAATATTTATACAACCAGGGCGCGGTATCTGAAACA CTCCTCGAGTGTTTCAATGGCGACTTCAAGCTCCGTAGATGA
- a CDS encoding uncharacterized protein (EggNog:ENOG410PJ9I~COG:L~BUSCO:2571at33183): MEDDDRYYDELVDGISADELLALVDNADAAASQHQLAASAPRQQPITPPQHALYQYNSGAQTSHGEPSVLRPPSKLLRNPISFGDTDTQNLDAGVLDDGGGPSPVDEHHAGLQNAPDRAEDVFYGKGVAGSRSVQGMEAVAAPEGRPEALRKRLPRAEDTDLGSEMMLVPDESKHGIDVDDQTMDVDDMMDQIRRLTMEREQLFQELASVKTEAEKRAGEIAIIRANHIKAEQNHSRQISALQNALDEELKKHQAQIDAAMTESKRMATENQFLKQDLREETLRLNEIQQNRKAVAKADEAVPTTPRKPRMLPLRDGFDDDEIMASPSRSAGRRSKRGTPSAAGKRKRAVTDDSPITAPLQLSQSFESNLMEAAQMDPVDLDARLVKPPKEDYNIKVVRKILNHKSYPCKVRDLEAFASISFPKEPERMFSSYILQATTTKPSENFAVEYAKAVISLWARSLRESFYDPIFMFMSIIKFILNLDTTAIAPLLVIDLLPVLHNSVYVNGVPRFTNSPVSHQSYGQIKQTPQKDLDHRVNATEALEILYLTVSGCCHDHDALRLFWQSVDYDFILIMLNPYQPIRDIITVLNILSCSILPTSFGPILKTEADQLTNQKYIIDRLANLLHEKPAVDEGEKPYTPWEVATLRMEAMSFLLEIAFSCPSPDPQRNQAGRILATHPSALARVFRAMHDELDALYSYPPERELHAALVNGLTRLAYGILTMFPDEVDLSPKLRAVPGAVQKHLVVLTRLAFSEGPLLESGITDDTVEMAHEMLEDAVNPQEAEALLEAFRSSKAGE, from the exons ATGGAAGACGACGATCGTTATTACGATGAGCTCGTCGACGGAATTTCAGCGGACGAGTTATTGGCGCTCGTGGACAATGCCGATGCGGCGGCATCGCAACATCAGCTAGCCGCCAGCGCACCCCGCCAGCAGCCTATCACCCCTCCACAGCACGCGTTATACCAGTACAACTCCGGCGCGCAAACCTCCCATGGTGAGCCCTCTGTCCTTCGGCCACCGTCCAAGCTGCTTCGGAATCCGATCAGCTTTGGCGACACAGATACCCAAAATCTCGACGCTGGGGTGTTGGACGACGGGGGCGGACCGTCCCCTGTGGACGAGCACCATGCCGGATTGCAAAATGCACCAGATCGCGCCGAAGATGTCTTCTATGGCAAGGGCGTGGCGGGATCTCGCTCCGTTCAGGGGATGGAAGCTGTTGCGGCACCCGAAGGACGTCCTGAGGCTCTTAGGAAAAGACTACCGCGCGCTGAAGACACTGATCTTGGCAGTGAAATGATGCTGGTACCCGATGAGAGCAAGCATGGAATCGATGTCGATGACCAAACCATGGACGTGGACGACATGATGGACCAGATCCGGCGG CTCACGATGGAACGCGAGCAACTATTCCAAGAGCTGGCTTCCGTGAAAACGGAGGCTGAAAAACGAGCTGGAGAGATCGCTATCATACGAGCCAACCACATAAAGGCGGAACAGAACCACAGCCGCCAAATAAGTGCATTGCAGAATGCTCTAGATGAAGAGCTGAAAAAACATCAGGCCCAGATAGACGCTGCTATGACGGAGAGCAAGCGTATGGCAACCGAAAACCAATTTCTCAAGCAAGACTTACGGGAGGAGACACTTCGGCTCAACGAGATACAACAAAATAGGAAAGCCGTGGCTAAAGCCGACGAAGCGGTACCCACCACACCCAGGAAGCCGAGAATGCTTCCTCTCCGTGATGGGTTTGACGATGACGAGATAATGGCGTCTCCGAGCAGGTCCGCCGGGCGAAGATCGAAACGGGGGACTCCATCTGCTGCGGGAAAGCGAAAACGGGCTGTAACGGACGACTCCCCTATTACCGCTCCACTCCAGCTCAGCCAGTCCTTTGAATCAAATCTGATGGAGGCAGCGCAGATGGACCCCGTGGATCTGGATGCGCGACTGGTAAAGCCACCTAAAGAAGATTACAACATCAAAGTTGTTCGGAAAATTCTGAACCACAAGTCCTACCCATGCAAAGTTCGCGATCTGGAGGCCTTTGCGAGCATCTCGTTTCCAAAGGAGCCTGAACGGATGTTCTCCTCCTATATCTTGCAAGCAACCACAACAAAGCCTTCAGAAAACTTTGCGGTGGAATACGCAAAGGCCGTGATCTCGCTATGGGCTCGTTCGCTGAGAGAATCATTCTACGACCCGATTTTCATGTTTATGTCaatcatcaaattcatcCTGAATCTGGACACTACCGCAATTGCTCCTCTTCTTGTCATCGACCTGCTGCCGGTGCTGCATAACTCTGTCTACGTCAACGGGGTGCCGAGATTTACTAACTCGCCAGTCTCTCATCAGAGTTACGGGCAGATAAAACAGACGCCCCAGAAGGATCTGGATCACCGGGTAAACGCTACAGAAGCACTTGAAATCCTCTATCTCACCGTCAGCGGATGTTGCCATGACCACGATGCCCTTCGCCTCTTTTGGCAATCAGTCGATTACGACTTCATCCTCATAATGTTGAACCCCTACCAACCAATCAGGGACATTATCACCGTCCTCAATATCCTCTCGTGCAGTATCCTGCCCACATCATTTGGACCCATACTCAAAACCGAAGCAGATCAACTTACAAACCAGAAGTACATCATCGACCGCCTTGCCAACCTGCTGCACGAGAAACCTGCCGTCGACGAAGGTGAGAAGCCCTACACGCCGTGGGAGGTTGCCACCCTGCGCATGGAAGCCATGTCATTCCTGCTGGAGATCGCATTTTCCTGTCCCTCCCCGGACCCGCAGCGCAACCAGGCAGGTCGCATACTCGCCACGCATCCGAGCGCCTTGGCGCGGGTCTTCCGCGCCATGCACGACGAGCTCGACGCGCTCTACTCGTATCCTCCAGAACGGGAGCTACACGCTGCGCTCGTCAACGGTCTTACCCGTCTCGCTTACGGCATCCTCACGATGTTTCCTGACGAGGTCGACCTGTCGCCTAAACTGCGCGCTGTGCCTGGCGCGGTACAGAAACATCTAGTGGTGTTGACGAGGTTAGCATTTAGTGAAGGCCCGTTGTTGGAGAGTGGGATTACGGATGATACGGTTGAGATGGCCCATGAGATGTTGGAGGATGCGGTTAATCCACAGGAGGCGGAAGCGTTGCTGGAGGCGTTTAGGTCGTCGAAGGCTGGCGAGTAA
- a CDS encoding uncharacterized protein (SECRETED:SignalP(1-18)~EggNog:ENOG410PI7K~COG:I~BUSCO:10596at33183), whose translation MRLTTIALVTGALGSAYAAPSQPASGKPHGSVRNIQVGVRPDYLVSLMDDSPLKQKLQSCSEKRLHRTDFSISHRGAPLQFPEHTKEGLYAAARMGAGILECDVAFTKDRQLVCRHSQCDLHTTTNVLTIPELAKKCTKPFTPAKDGKPASAKCCTSDFTLAEFKTLCGKMDSSDKTAQTPEEFLGGTPEWRTTLYAQSCGTLLSHKEYIQITNSLGLKFTPELKTPQVPMPFEGDYTQEQYAQQLIDEYKAARIHPSRVFAQSFLPDDIFYWLRHEPAFGKQAAYLDNRVDSPSGLKQAVADMPALAQKGVRILAPPIWALLSTDSQNRITPSEYAKAAKKAGIQLITWSLERSGPLKDVAANNEYYYKSVLSAVKDDGDMYEVVDVLARQVGVIGIFSDWPATVTYYANCFRL comes from the coding sequence ATGCGGCTTACTACCATCGCTTTGGTGACTGGAGCCCTGGGCTCTGCCTACGCTGCTCCCTCTCAGCCGGCCTCTGGTAAACCCCATGGCTCAGTCAGGAATATCCAAGTTGGTGTCCGCCCGGATTATCTCGTTAGCCTGATGGACGATAGTCCGCTTAAGCAGAAGCTTCAATCCTGCTCTGAGAAACGGCTACACAGAACAGACTTCTCGATAAGCCACCGCGGGGCGCCATTGCAGTTCCCAGAGCATACCAAGGAGGGTCTGTACGCCGCTGCCCGCATGGGCGCAGGGATTCTCGAGTGCGATGTCGCCTTTACCAAGGACCGTCAACTCGTCTGCCGACACTCCCAATGCGACCTCCACACGACCACCAACGTCCTCACCATTCCTGAACTCGCCAAAAAGTGCACAAAACCGTTCACGCCTGCGAAGGATGGAAAGCCTGCCAGCGCTAAATGCTGTACGAGCGACTTCACCCTCGCCGAATTCAAAACCCTCTGCGGCAAGATGGACTCCTCCGACAAGACTGCTCAGACACCAGAAGAATTCCTCGGCGGCACCCCCGAATGGAGGACGACCCTATACGCTCAATCCTGTGGCACTCTCCTCAGCCACAAGGAATACATTCAAATTACCAATTCCCTAGGCCTCAAGTTCACCCCAGAACTTAAGACTCCACAGGTTCCAATGCCCTTTGAAGGGGACTATACGCAGGAACAATACGCGCAGCAATTGATCGATGAATACAAAGCCGCCCGCATTCACCCTAGCCGTGTCTTCGCGCAGTCATTCCTGCCGGACGACATCTTCTACTGGCTCCGTCATGAGCCCGCGTTTGGCAAGCAAGCCGCCTACCTGGACAACCGCGTTGACTCACCTTCCGGACTCAAGCAGGCTGTCGCGGACATGCCAGCCCTTGCCCAAAAGGGCGTCAGAATTCTAGCACCTCCAATCTGGGCCCTGCTCTCGACGGACTCACAGAATCGCATTACACCGTCCGAGTACGCAAAAGCAGCCAAGAAGGCGGGCATTCAATTGATTACGTGGTCACTGGAACGCTCGGGTCCGTTGAAGGACGTTGCTGCAAACAATGAGTACTATTACAAATCCGTGCTGTCGGCAGTGAAGGATGATGGTGATATGTATGAAGTCGTGGATGTTTTGGCGAGGCAAGTCGGAGTCATTGGAATATTTTCGGACTGGCCCGCCACGGTGACATATTATGCGAATTGTTTTAGATTGTAA
- the NAM9 gene encoding mitochondrial 37S ribosomal protein uS4m (BUSCO:279020at4751~EggNog:ENOG410PGZX~COG:J~BUSCO:9120at33183), producing the protein MRNRCSLRLKSPKVRQSWSKYNLYNLQRLTPPYTTTKTFFQQKWAAKSLARAYHGEQVREGQWERMFARRPRSVVPMDARYLARNDGSLESAGRGSGLEQPPSKGGEEGKVFRRSLPPTPYMQMTFAPLERRLDVAIFRAMFASSTRQARQFVVHGAVTVNGKKMQYPGYLLNPGDLFQVDPERVMFATGAPKDAKERRAGRIRRRLGRTAQEQDTEKAEDKKETKQKEETSESKEEPEDPRKTLKQLLSQAKAIMSNSKDNIPAKRRQEIRGFQRAVRRVLSRSSSSTVLTDNLEAQFHELKAILTKDVELASASETTESSETARPQPSEDASSPANTKSTDSASMENLNKALKEASLNPSQLLDASTFTSLSNTDLDVLKEALIQIHENPIDSTKPYATPWRPRDYMSAFAFIPRYLEVNHKICAAVYVRHPVARPGMAEVPTPFNETIGGAAFAWYLRRR; encoded by the exons ATGCGGAACAGGTGCTCTCTTCGTCTTAAATCGCCG AAAGTTCGGCAATCATGGAGCAAATACAACCTCTACAACCTCCAGCGCCTGACTCCCCCCTACACGACCACTAAAACATTCTTTCAGCAAAAATGGGCCGCAAAATCCCTTGCCCGTGCCTATCACGGAGAACAAGTACGCGAGGGCCAGTGGGAGCGGATGTTTGCACGCCGTCCGAGATCCGTAGTTCCAATGGATGCGAGATACCTGGCGAGAAACGACGGTTCGCTCGAGTCTGCCGGGCGAGGTTCCGGGCTAGAACAACCGCCATCTAAAGGCGGCGAGGAGGGAAAAGTGTTTCGGAGGTCCCTTCCGCCGACGCCGTACATGCAGATGACTTTTGCACCGCTTGAACGAAGATTGGACGTGGCTATCTTCCGTGCCATGTTCGCCAGCAGCACGAGACAGGCAAGACAATTTGTTGTCCACGGGGCAGTTACAGTGAATGGAAAAAAG ATGCAATATCCAGGATATTTACTCAACCCGGGCGACCTTTTCCAAGTTGACCCGGAGCGTGTTATGTTTGCCACAGGTGCCCCAAAAGATGCCAAAGAGAGACGCGCTGGCCGTATCCGACGACGTCTAGGCCGCACCGCACAAGAACAGGACACCGAGAAGGCAGAAGACAAGAAGGAAACGAAACAAAAGGAAGAGACCAGTGAATCCAAGGAAGAACCGGAAGATCCTCGCAAGACGCTCAAACAACTTTTATCGCAGGCCAAGGCGATCATGTCGAACAGCAAAGACAACATTCCCGCCAAACGTAGACAAGAGATACGCGGCTTCCAGCGCGCAGTCCGCCGAGTGCTTTCCCGCTCGAGTTCCAGTACCGTCTTAACTGATAACCTCGAAGCACAGTTCCACGAACTCAAGGCCATCCTAACCAAGGACGTTGAACTGGCTTCTGCCTCCGAAACAACCGAGAGCTCCGAAACTGCACGACCTCAACCTTCCGAAGATGCCTCTTCCCCTGCTAACACGAAATCTACCGACTCTGCATCCATGGAAAACCTAAACAAGGCCCTCAAAGAAGCATCTCTCAACCCTTCTCAACTACTAGACGCCTCCACCTTCACGTCCCTCTCCAACACCGATCTAGACGTCCTCAAAGAAGCCCTCATCCAAATCCACGAAAACCCCATCGACAGCACAAAACCATACGCCACTCCCTGGCGCCCACGCGACTACATGAGCGCCTTCGCCTTTATCCCGCGATACCTGGAGGTGAATCACAAGATCTGTGCCGCTGTTTACGTCCGACATCCCGTGGCCAGACCGGGAATGGCCGAAGTTCCCACTCCATTCAACGAGACGATTGGAGGTGCAGCGTTCGCATGGTacttgagaagaagatga